The Solanum dulcamara chromosome 2, daSolDulc1.2, whole genome shotgun sequence region GCgttgagaaagaagaagaaagtgcATTAGGTGGGGAGAAGAATGAAAATGCGAAGACGTCTACAGAACCTCCAGAGTCTAGTACAGAAGAATCAAAGCAAGATAGTGGTGATACAGCGAACAGAGAAAATCTCGATGCTGCTAACTTTGGTTTGGTCACTGACGAAGATAGGCAAGCTGACAAAGAGGCCTTGGAGAAGATCAAGGATATGATAGAGGAAAGGCTGAAGAATAAACCATTACCACCTCCACCTCCTCCTCCACAAACAGCTAAAGATGGTTCTGATAACTCATATATGGAAAACGTCAAAGATGGGGAACCTGGTAGAGATGCAGCAAAAAATGGTTAGTTTATTGGACCAATAAGAAGTCAGTccgttttttttcttttggatatttttcttttattgccTAGATGTCATCAAAAGATATTGGTGCTTTAGTCTTAATGCTTTACTGACAGTTTCAATATGATTTTGGAAACATtgcagaagaaaaaaatgatgatgTCAGTGAAAGTAAAACTTCAAGTGAACTTGAGAAGGCTGAGATTAACTCACCGGACCATCGTAGGCATGATAGGAGAAGCAGGGATCGGGAGAGGGATTTGAAGAGAGAAAAGGAAAGGGAACTCGAAAGGTATGAGAGAGAACGTGAACAAGAACGAGCCAAGAGAGAGAAGGAGAGAGAGTACAAGACCCGCGAAGATGACCGTAGGTACAAGTCCCGAGAAAAAGAGTGGGAAACAAGAGAAAGGGAGAGGGAACATTGGCGAAAAAGGGAGAGAGAAAGGGAGAAAGAAAGGGCTCAGGAACGCAAATGGGATATAGTGGAGCAAGAACGTGAATGTGAAGAGGGTTATAGAAAAAGGAAACACAGGACTAGTGACGAGGAGAGGAAAAGACGGCAGAGGGAGAAGGAAGATGACTTGGCCGACAGggctaaagaagaagaagagattgCTGAGGCTAGGAGAAGAGCAGACGAGGAACAGCAGAAAAAAGAGCAGGAGGAGGCACTGAAAATCCTTTCTGGTCATCTAGCTAATGGACGCGGAAAAGCTGTTTCATATGAGGAAAACAATCTTGATAGCCAAGATAAGAATATCGAGAGAGCTCAGGATAATTTAAGCCAGGGTAACTATTTTAGTTTATTCCTTTTAAGATTTATTGTTATGGCTTTTGCTCTATCTTTTTATTTGgtatttgatttaaaaaaataacaggTGAAGGAGTTGCACAAAATGGGACTGATGAAGAATCCGTGTTGGCAGCTACTGCTGCATCGGATATGAGGCATAATAGCAATGCCCCTACAAAAAGGTTAGAATTTGGCCTCCTAGGGTCGGGGAAAAGAGCTGCTGTCCTTTCTTTCTTCAATGCGGATGAGGATGAGGAtactcaaaaagaaaagaaaatgaggCCATTGGTTCCAATTGACTACTCAGTTGACGAGCAACATATGGTCCAACCTTCCTCTGAAACATCGCCGACTATGGCTGCAGAATTTGCTAAGCGAATTTCAAATGTCAACTCTAAAGAAGAGAGGTCTGATGTAGAGAAGGAGAGACACAGAAGAACTCATGACAGATCCAGCCAGAGGGATCGGGACAGGCATGACGAGGAGACTAACCGAACCAGGGATGACAGCAGAAACCTTGATCATGACAGAGTTCGGGAACCTAGACCTGATAAGGTTAAGACGCCTGATAATCAGAAGCTTTTAGATGCAAAGCAATTGATTGACATGATTCCAAAGACCAAGGATGAGTTGTTCTCTTATGAGATAAACTGGGCTATTTATGACAAGGTGAGAAATGATCTGCACTGTTTAATCTCTTGCTTTAATACATGAGAAGGTTTCGTCGGATTATAGCAAATATTATCAAGTTATATCTTAGAGTTGTATGATACCCGGTACCTGCAACTTCTAGCCTGTTAGTGGACCTTTTGCTATACTTGGTAATGGCTCATCTTATGCAAGGAAATTATGGTAATAGGAACACAGCTGTGCATTTTCATATTGATGTGTCCCTGCAATTAATAGAAAGCAGAGTGGGAGGAGACATGAGAGATAGCACACCCACTCAGCTTCTAGGATTTGTGGGGAGGGCTTTTATTGCTATTGTGTTTGATTTTTGGGTAAGGTATCAGAGTTTCCTCAAGCGGAGCTTGTCCATATGTCTACAAAAATCTCTTTTAACTGAGATAATTTAGCCTAATTGCAGCCAAACATTTGATATAGGTTCTGCCCCCCAAAATAGCTGGTCTTTCTTTCCAATCACCTGTTTCCTTTGTCACTATTTTTATGTTTGAGCACAATAATAGTAAGAGCGACATGATGGTTCCTTCTAAATTATTTTCACAAGAAACGGAACTGATGAATGAGttttggtaattcttatttGCAGATGCCACAGAACTCCTAAGACATTGCATATTTGTCGAAATATGCCTGAGATGTATGCTAGTTCTAAAACTTAGGTCATTGGCTCTCTGGTAAATAAAGATTGGCTATTAATCGATTGAGTATAGGGTTCTTAGCATTAGCAATATGTATATTCATGGTAATTCTATAGtagtgtttttatattttttaaggcATCTGCTTTTTGTGTGACTGTCTGAAAGTCCACGTTGGATTCAAAACATCTCATTAGGAGGAAGATGGAAAGTCAATTTGTCAATTGCATGACAGCATAAGGAGGTAAAATGGGAGGGAAAAATTTCTATATCCTGATGGATACAATTGAATTAACACATCCACTCACATGAGGAAGTAGCTTATGTATTCCTATTTGTTCTCCACTATTTGAATGTGGAAGACACTGTGGCTCTACTAGCGATTACTTTATAGTAGTATGCTCAATTTTTGGAAAGACATTTTGGCTACACTGTATGTGCTTCCCGAGTGTCCCTTGATaataacttttaataagttTATTAGTCTTCCTACAAGATTAGAAAATGATTCTTCTCTATTGAGCACCaatatgagcccgtttggatgggcttaaaaaaagtaacttttatgtatgaagtgcttttagaactttgaggtgctaaaagttatttttataaataaacagttgagtgtttggataaaagtgcttaaatgaggaaaatgatgtgaattttaggattagaaaaataaaaagggtagtttgagaatttagttaaaatataagggatataaaagtaattttcatgttcaaagaaaatgactttaagcacttagaaaaaaaaagttaggaatcctaacttttcaatTTTGACTAACTTAAAAAACtctatggcttaaagttagcattaggcaaacacatccaaaagctaaagcccatccaaacgggctcatagttGCTTTATTGCTGAATCATGTAATTAGCAATTAGATAAACTTTGTTCAGAAATTATAGAACTTTCTGAATATGATCACCGTATCAGCAGTAAAACAGAGGCGGAAAGCATAGAAAAGTGTTAAAGTGCCTGTTGGGGCTTCAAGTGTAAAGTGCAATTAAAGCATGAATTTTTGTATGCAAGGAAAAAATCACTACAAAACCTAATGACAATTTGTAGATCAAAAGAATTGAAAAGCAAAGTATATTAAGTAAAAAGTAAAAAACCATGTTTATCAAGTTCAatctattttgaattttagaTTCAGATGCAAGTTGCTAATTTTGTCTTGGTTTCTCACGGAACTGTTTATTCATGAAGTTTGATGAATAGTATGCTACTTTGTCATTAGTGCTATCTTCTTTAGGAAAAACCTATAGATATTGAGACCCACTCCACTGCCAACTCTAAACCACAGGTTTAGCGAGGCGAAGCGCCTAATCTGTGCAGCGCCAAGCTTCAGGGCATCAGGGTTTAAGCATACCTCAAGAGGGATAACACTATTGCACGTTAGCTCCTAGTCTGACCAGATGCTTGAGTGAGAAGAATATTGAGCTTGACCGGGTAGTTGactgaaaataatattcaaCTCTTTGACATGTGGTGAGGACTAATAGGAATATAGGCATCCCAAGTTCCTGATCAAGAGGCATCCTGAGTTTTCTGGTAAGATTCATGGCAAGAGAGTACTTTGGCTTGTGAGAATTGTTTTACAGCAAGAATCACTGCTTATAAGTGGACATAAAATTGGTCGCCTTCCAGCTGTTGTTGATATTAAATCCCCCTTGCACCCATTAGGAATGTTAACAATTGCTAGTCGTGTAAACTCTGCATCTAGCACTTTAGTTCCTGTTGGGAGTCCCAAGGTCCTAATAGACTTATTTCACTTGAAGCTGAATCTCTAGGCTAAAataacttgaatttgatgttcTGAGCTTTGCCACGTTGTTACATTTTTTAGATCCTATCTTCTCTTTTCGGGGCATCTATTGTTGGTTTACTGGAGGTGTGAATGTTTATAGTTTATATCTGCTTTGCTTTTCACAGAATGCGTTGCATGAAAGGATGAGACCGTGGATCAGTAAGAAGATCACTGATTTTCTTGGTGAGGAGGAACCGACACTGGTAGACTACATCGTCTCCAGCACGCAAGAACATGTCAAGGCAACTGAAATGCTGGAGAGACTCCAAAGTATATTAGATGAAGAAGCTGAAATGTTTGTTCTGAAGATGTGGAGGATGcttatatttgaaattaagaAAGTTGAGACAGGTTTGGCTTTGAGGCCCAAATCCTAGTTTCAGTTATGTTCTCTCCTGTAACTTGGAAGCATATTCATTATGCTCTTGCTACTCTATCAAATCATTGTAGAACTGTTTTCTTTCAAgcataaaaatgataaatagtTTAGGTCAAAAGTTGGTTATTCCAGCTTCAAGGTTGCTTTGTTTTCCATGTTTGTGCTGTTTTCTCTTACATATGAGAATCATCCCACATTTTTGACTGGAGGAAATTTCTGAGAAGCAAAGGCCACACTTGTGGGATCACAAAGGTGGAATATTTTATGCATGTGACAAggtttttagaaaaaatagagagagttgagagTGCACCATTGAGgtatgtttctcaaactaataagtgatagtttaggtatgaagtTCACACTcccaataatttaggtatgaaactcaaaaaaagggATAGTTCacgtgtgtttttgacacttgtctctttttatttttgggacCGAATGTGATTTGGTCTGATCTAGTTCACTGTTATTATTAATCTTCATTTCTCAAACGAGAACTGTTTTACATTTTAAATAGAACTAGATATCATTATAAAAAAGCTGGATGTGTCATAAAGATGTTGCATACAAGCATGTCACatttttcatgtactttaaAAGCTAGCACAAGTACTCTTCTATTTCTCATGCATTTATGCTATTGTTTTCTGCTGTGCTCTATGCTCAAGAAAGAATTTTTGAAGTGGTTCCATATTAAACTTATGAATCATGAGAGTCTGCGTGTTCAATTTTAGATTGTTTGCAAATCCAATTCTTCTTTCCTCCTATACAACCTTTGCTGTAAAATGATAATTGATCTTTtcaaagtatgatattttacaATTTGGGGTGAAATGAGCATGGGACTTTTGAATTGATTGCAACTGTAAAGAGAAAGATGTGGTGGCATTTGTAACATGAACTTTTCTTGTGTTGAGCTTTCCGTGAGCTACATCATGTTATTTGATATTGCATTACAAGCGTGCCGCCTTTGCCATGTACTCTAGAACATTCACAAAATACAAACATCTGATTCTTTGGGTGGGTATTAGAAATACGTAGTTGCAATATTGGAATCCCAGAAATATACATATTGTAACATAGACATCATTTTGACATATTTTCAAGAGCTGAACTATGATCATCTTGGTCAGAAGTTCCCTACCCCCTAGCTAATAAACCATGTGGGATATGAAGAAGTCCCTGTTC contains the following coding sequences:
- the LOC129880331 gene encoding RNA-binding motif protein 25 isoform X2, giving the protein MLVMFGIPRYASPYTQMARPVFPPRPLGAVGIVPPLMRPQIPMIRPPIIPPVARPAAIPSITQTEKPQTTVYVGKISSTVENEFMLSLLQLCGPVRSWKRAQVPTNGSLKGFGFCEFESAEGVLRALRLLNKLNIDGQELMLNVNQATRDFLERRYVEKKAESSKKPKESETEGVEKEEESALGGEKNENAKTSTEPPESSTEESKQDSGDTANRENLDAANFGLVTDEDRQADKEALEKIKDMIEERLKNKPLPPPPPPPQTAKDGSDNSYMENVKDGEPGRDAAKNEEKNDDVSESKTSSELEKAEINSPDHRRHDRRSRDRERDLKREKERELERYEREREQERAKREKEREYKTREDDRRYKSREKEWETREREREHWRKREREREKERAQERKWDIVEQERECEEGYRKRKHRTSDEERKRRQREKEDDLADRAKEEEEIAEARRRADEEQQKKEQEEALKILSGHLANGRGKAVSYEENNLDSQDKNIERAQDNLSQGEGVAQNGTDEESVLAATAASDMRHNSNAPTKRLEFGLLGSGKRAAVLSFFNADEDEDTQKEKKMRPLVPIDYSVDEQHMVQPSSETSPTMAAEFAKRISNVNSKEERSDVEKERHRRTHDRSSQRDRDRHDEETNRTRDDSRNLDHDRVREPRPDKVKTPDNQKLLDAKQLIDMIPKTKDELFSYEINWAIYDKNALHERMRPWISKKITDFLGEEEPTLVDYIVSSTQEHVKATEMLERLQSILDEEAEMFVLKMWRMLIFEIKKVETGLALRPKS
- the LOC129880331 gene encoding RNA-binding motif protein 25 isoform X3 is translated as MARPVFPPRPLGAVGIVPPLMRPQIPMIRPPIIPPVARPAAIPSITQTEKPQTTVYVGKISSTVENEFMLSLLQLCGPVRSWKRAQVPTNGSLKGFGFCEFESAEGVLRALRLLNKLNIDGQELMLNVNQATRDFLERRYVEKKAESSKKPKESETEGVEKEEESALGGEKNENAKTSTEPPESSTEESKQDSGDTANRENLDAANFGLVTDEDRQADKEALEKIKDMIEERLKNKPLPPPPPPPQTAKDGSDNSYMENVKDGEPGRDAAKNEEKNDDVSESKTSSELEKAEINSPDHRRHDRRSRDRERDLKREKERELERYEREREQERAKREKEREYKTREDDRRYKSREKEWETREREREHWRKREREREKERAQERKWDIVEQERECEEGYRKRKHRTSDEERKRRQREKEDDLADRAKEEEEIAEARRRADEEQQKKEQEEALKILSGHLANGRGKAVSYEENNLDSQDKNIERAQDNLSQGEGVAQNGTDEESVLAATAASDMRHNSNAPTKRLEFGLLGSGKRAAVLSFFNADEDEDTQKEKKMRPLVPIDYSVDEQHMVQPSSETSPTMAAEFAKRISNVNSKEERSDVEKERHRRTHDRSSQRDRDRHDEETNRTRDDSRNLDHDRVREPRPDKVKTPDNQKLLDAKQLIDMIPKTKDELFSYEINWAIYDKNALHERMRPWISKKITDFLGEEEPTLVDYIVSSTQEHVKATEMLERLQSILDEEAEMFVLKMWRMLIFEIKKVETGLALRPKS
- the LOC129880331 gene encoding RNA-binding motif protein 25 isoform X1, whose amino-acid sequence is MADSAPSPENPAVTNSQPPMESDIQTSQSDPSPAPSLSSPLPPPPPSIQPYSAVPTSFRPATPPAPLPGVGVTPMFSPLPNPNLQQQTLNFPNPSVQPPGVNSVPPAMIPAPTGGAGAVQMGSAPQIMPPYAMPGQMMRPYAPMPNGYHTMPQSAPQGAMLHPGIPRYASPYTQMARPVFPPRPLGAVGIVPPLMRPQIPMIRPPIIPPVARPAAIPSITQTEKPQTTVYVGKISSTVENEFMLSLLQLCGPVRSWKRAQVPTNGSLKGFGFCEFESAEGVLRALRLLNKLNIDGQELMLNVNQATRDFLERRYVEKKAESSKKPKESETEGVEKEEESALGGEKNENAKTSTEPPESSTEESKQDSGDTANRENLDAANFGLVTDEDRQADKEALEKIKDMIEERLKNKPLPPPPPPPQTAKDGSDNSYMENVKDGEPGRDAAKNEEKNDDVSESKTSSELEKAEINSPDHRRHDRRSRDRERDLKREKERELERYEREREQERAKREKEREYKTREDDRRYKSREKEWETREREREHWRKREREREKERAQERKWDIVEQERECEEGYRKRKHRTSDEERKRRQREKEDDLADRAKEEEEIAEARRRADEEQQKKEQEEALKILSGHLANGRGKAVSYEENNLDSQDKNIERAQDNLSQGEGVAQNGTDEESVLAATAASDMRHNSNAPTKRLEFGLLGSGKRAAVLSFFNADEDEDTQKEKKMRPLVPIDYSVDEQHMVQPSSETSPTMAAEFAKRISNVNSKEERSDVEKERHRRTHDRSSQRDRDRHDEETNRTRDDSRNLDHDRVREPRPDKVKTPDNQKLLDAKQLIDMIPKTKDELFSYEINWAIYDKNALHERMRPWISKKITDFLGEEEPTLVDYIVSSTQEHVKATEMLERLQSILDEEAEMFVLKMWRMLIFEIKKVETGLALRPKS